In Trichoderma breve strain T069 chromosome 4, whole genome shotgun sequence, the following proteins share a genomic window:
- a CDS encoding skp1 family, tetramerization domain-containing protein, whose protein sequence is MDLAPPSKYVTLVSGDGFEFVVLRDAAMVSPIIKGMLDPRSQFVEAKDARCVFQEMSGMVLDKVVEYFHYWYRYRNSEDVPDMDIPVELCLELLAAADYLGLDHICVPLSLLRGLNVY, encoded by the exons ATGGATCTCGCTCCGCCCAGCAAGTACGTGACGCTCGTTTCCGGAGACGGCTTCGAGTTTGTCGTGCTGCGTGATGCTGCCATGGTGAGCCCGATCATCAAGGGCATGCTGGACCCGAGGA GTCAATTCGTCGAGGCCAAGGACGCCAGATGCGTGTTCCAAGAGATGAG CGGAATGGTGCTCGACAAAGTGGTCGAGTACTTCCACTACTGGTATCGTTACAGAAACAGCGAGGACGTGCCCGACATGGACATTCCTGTAGAGCTCTGCCTTGAGCTGTTGGCCGCGGCCGATTACCTTGGCTTGGATCA CATATGCGTTCCTCTCTCACTCCTCCGTGGGTTGAACGTCTATTAG
- a CDS encoding ras family domain-containing protein, giving the protein MAAYQNRNSQYATGSNEKRGQRTRSSEGTVSTTMSSSSGRDSAATHVTEAPTYSKKIVVVGDGGCGKTCLLISYSQGYFPEKYVPTVFENYITYPTHPPTGKTVELALWDTAGQEEYDRLRPLSYPETDLIFVCFAIDCPNSLDNVMDKWYPEVLHFCPYTPLILVGLKSDLRHKKSCIDMLKTQGLTPVTAEQGMAVAKKMGAHYMECSSKEMRGVDEIFEQAIMTVVANDRRNTETPAALAASAGDGKTQAPVVGGLKRKKRKCQFL; this is encoded by the exons ATGGCGGCGTATCAGAACCGCAACTCGCAATATGCGACGGGCAGCAACGAGAAGCGCGGCCAGCGCACCCGCTCCAGCGAGGGAACTGTCAGTACAACCATGAGCTCATCGTCAGGCCGCGATTCAGCAGCGACTCACGTAACGGAGGCCCCGACATATTcgaagaagattgtcgtTGTAGGAGACGGTGGATGCGGCAAAACATGTCTGCTCATCAGCTACAGCCAGGGCTATTTCCCAGAG AAATATGTTCCTACAGTATTCGAAAACTACATCACCTACCCGACGCACCCGCCCACCGGCAAGACGGTAGAGCTCGCCTTGTGGGATACcgccggccaagaagaataCGATCGCCTCCGTCCCTTGTCGTACCCGGAAACCGACCTCATCTTCGTTTGCTTCGCCATCGATTGCCCCAACTCTTTGGACAATGTCATGGATAAG TGGTACCCCGAGGTTCTGCATTTCTGCCCTTACACCCCCCTGATTCTGGTCGGCCTGAAATCAGATCTCCGACACAAGAAATCCTGCATCGACATGCTCAAGACTCAGGGACTCACGCCTGTCACCGCAGAGCAGGGAATGGCTGTtgccaagaagatgggagCCCATTATATGGAGTGCAGCAGTAAGGAAATGCGAGGTGTCGACGAAATCTTCGAGCAGGCCATCATGACTGTCGTGGCCAACGACCGGAGGAACACGGAGACGCCTGCCGCGTTAGCTGCGTCTGCGGGCGATGGGAAGACACAAGCTCCCGTGGTAGGGGGCCttaagaggaagaagagaaagtgtCAATTTCTCTAA
- a CDS encoding DASH complex subunit dad1 domain-containing protein, which translates to MDTRTSGAGTASSRAYFEQQREALIGDIAESFEQVLGNINKLNRSLEAIIAVGNEFSSVEALWSQFENVMGKDEEANKQTEQQDAAKHNDDDETMQE; encoded by the exons ATGGACACCCGCACTAGCGGCGCCGGCacagcaagcagcagagcGTATTTCGAACAGCAGCGAGAAGCTCTCATCGGCGACATTGCCGAA AGCTTTGAACAAGTCCTCGGCAACATCAACAAACTGAATCGATcgctcgaggccatcatcgCT GTCGGCAATGAATTTTCTTCCGTAGAAGCTCTCTGGTCCCAATTCGAAAACGTAAtgggcaaagacgaagaagccaataAACAGACCGAACAACAAGACGCCGCAAAGcacaacgacgacgacgagacaatgcaagaataa